In Candidatus Promineifilum breve, one genomic interval encodes:
- a CDS encoding type I restriction endonuclease subunit R, translating into MPHSDTSEKELERIIVAAMIGRDTAEDGRPPAAAGESLPGLGGYVEGNAAEYDRDHAVDLGKLLAFLHATQPAIVEQFDLEKDGPRRKTFLNRLQGEIARRGVIDVLRKGLKHGPADVDLFYGAPTPGNVKAERLYRENVFSVTRQLQYSKDATKLALDLCLFINGLPVFTFELKNRLTKQTVEDAVEQYRRDRDPRELLFQFKRCVAHFAVDDQEVRFCTELKGKASWFLPFNRGYQDGRGNPPNPEGLKTAYLWERILSREGLTDILENYAQVVAEKDDRSGKKREKQIFPRYHQLDVVRALLADAAANGAGRRYLIQHSAGSGKSNSIAWLAHQLVGLEQGSRRVFDSVVVVTDRRVLDKQIKDTIKQFAQVSSVVGHAERSGDLRRFISEGKKIIITTVQKFPFVVNEIGDDHRGRTFAILIDEAHSSQSGRTAGTMNETLADVDENDYEDEINRVMESRKMLPNAGYFAFTATPKNKTLEIFGESFEEGGVVKRRPFHSYTMKQAIQEGFILDVLQNYTPVACYYRLIKKVADDPEFDINKAQKKLRRYVEGHQYAIRQKAEIMVDHFHEQVIAKNKIGGQARAMVVTGGIRRAIDYFHAIRAYLQERKSPYQAIVAFSGEHEYGGAKVSEASLNGFSSNLIAEKIQEDPYRFLVVADKFQTGYDEPLLHTMYVDKILSGIKAVQTLSRLNRAHPQKHDTFILDFANDADTIQASFEPYYRTTILSEETDPNKLHDLKAGLDGYQVYDWEQVAGLVNLYLGGADRDKLDPILDSCVAVYNDLDEDGQVDFKSKAKAFVRTYNFLSSILPYSNADWERLATFLNFLIPKLPAPREDDLSKGILEAIDMDSYRAEVRSTINIALADEDAEIGPVPVEGGGYKAEQELDRLSSILQTFNDIFGSIEWRDVDKIGKVISEEIPNKVAADQAYQNAMKNSDKQNARIEHDFALQRVILSLLADHAELNHQFSDNPSFKKWLADTVFAVTYETN; encoded by the coding sequence ATGCCCCATAGCGACACCAGCGAAAAGGAACTGGAGCGAATTATCGTCGCGGCGATGATCGGGCGCGACACGGCCGAGGATGGCCGGCCGCCGGCGGCCGCCGGTGAGTCGTTGCCGGGTCTCGGCGGCTACGTTGAGGGCAACGCCGCCGAATACGACCGCGACCACGCCGTCGATCTGGGCAAGCTGCTGGCCTTCCTGCACGCCACCCAGCCGGCGATCGTCGAGCAATTCGATCTGGAAAAGGATGGCCCCCGGCGCAAGACGTTCCTCAACCGCCTGCAAGGGGAGATCGCCAGGCGCGGCGTCATCGATGTACTGCGCAAGGGGCTGAAGCATGGCCCGGCGGATGTCGATCTGTTCTACGGCGCGCCCACTCCCGGCAACGTCAAGGCCGAGCGCCTCTACCGTGAAAACGTCTTCAGCGTCACTCGCCAGTTGCAGTACAGCAAGGACGCCACGAAGCTGGCCCTCGATCTGTGCCTGTTCATCAACGGCCTGCCCGTCTTCACCTTCGAACTGAAGAACCGACTGACCAAGCAGACCGTCGAGGACGCCGTGGAACAGTATCGCCGCGACCGCGACCCGCGCGAACTGCTATTCCAGTTCAAGCGCTGTGTGGCCCACTTCGCCGTCGATGACCAGGAGGTGCGCTTCTGCACCGAGCTAAAAGGCAAGGCGTCGTGGTTCCTGCCCTTTAACCGGGGCTACCAGGACGGCCGGGGCAACCCGCCCAACCCCGAAGGCCTTAAGACGGCCTACCTGTGGGAGCGCATCCTGAGCCGCGAGGGACTGACCGACATCCTGGAGAATTACGCCCAGGTCGTGGCCGAGAAGGACGACCGCAGCGGCAAGAAGCGCGAGAAGCAGATCTTCCCCCGCTATCACCAGTTGGACGTGGTGCGGGCCTTGCTGGCCGACGCGGCGGCCAACGGCGCGGGCCGGCGGTATCTCATCCAGCACTCGGCCGGCAGCGGCAAGAGCAATTCCATCGCCTGGCTGGCCCACCAGCTTGTCGGGCTGGAGCAGGGCAGCCGGCGGGTCTTCGATTCGGTCGTCGTCGTCACCGACCGGCGCGTGCTCGACAAGCAGATCAAGGACACCATCAAGCAGTTCGCCCAGGTGTCATCGGTCGTCGGCCACGCCGAACGCTCCGGCGATCTGCGCCGTTTCATCTCCGAGGGCAAGAAGATCATCATCACCACGGTGCAGAAGTTCCCGTTCGTCGTCAACGAGATAGGCGATGATCATAGGGGCCGGACGTTCGCCATCCTGATCGATGAGGCTCACAGCAGCCAGAGCGGCCGCACGGCGGGCACAATGAATGAGACGCTGGCCGACGTGGACGAGAACGACTACGAGGACGAGATCAACCGCGTCATGGAGTCGCGCAAGATGCTGCCCAACGCCGGCTACTTCGCCTTCACCGCCACGCCCAAGAACAAGACATTGGAGATCTTCGGCGAGTCGTTTGAGGAAGGCGGCGTCGTCAAGCGGCGGCCGTTCCACAGCTACACCATGAAGCAGGCCATCCAGGAGGGGTTCATCCTCGACGTGTTGCAGAACTATACGCCGGTTGCCTGCTACTACCGCCTGATCAAGAAAGTTGCGGACGATCCCGAATTCGACATCAACAAAGCGCAAAAGAAGCTGCGCCGCTACGTGGAAGGGCATCAATATGCAATCCGCCAGAAGGCCGAGATCATGGTCGACCACTTCCACGAGCAGGTCATCGCCAAAAACAAAATCGGCGGGCAGGCGCGGGCGATGGTAGTAACGGGTGGCATCCGTCGCGCCATCGACTACTTCCACGCTATCCGCGCCTATCTGCAAGAACGCAAAAGCCCCTACCAGGCCATCGTCGCCTTCTCCGGTGAGCACGAGTACGGCGGCGCGAAGGTGTCGGAGGCGTCGCTCAATGGTTTCTCCAGCAATCTGATCGCCGAAAAGATTCAGGAAGACCCCTACCGCTTCCTGGTGGTGGCCGACAAGTTCCAGACCGGCTATGACGAGCCGCTGTTGCACACGATGTACGTGGACAAAATTCTGTCCGGCATCAAGGCCGTGCAGACGCTGTCGCGGCTGAACCGGGCGCACCCCCAGAAGCATGACACCTTTATCCTCGACTTCGCCAACGACGCCGACACCATCCAGGCCTCATTCGAACCATACTACCGCACGACCATCCTGAGCGAGGAAACTGATCCCAACAAGCTCCATGACCTGAAGGCCGGCCTCGATGGCTACCAGGTCTACGACTGGGAACAGGTGGCCGGGCTGGTGAACCTGTACCTGGGCGGAGCCGATCGCGACAAGCTTGACCCCATCCTCGATAGTTGCGTCGCCGTCTACAACGATCTCGATGAGGATGGGCAGGTCGATTTTAAAAGCAAGGCCAAGGCCTTCGTGCGCACCTATAACTTCCTGTCTTCGATCCTGCCCTATAGCAATGCTGACTGGGAGCGGCTGGCGACCTTCCTCAACTTCCTGATCCCCAAGCTGCCCGCCCCGCGCGAGGACGACCTGTCGAAGGGCATTCTGGAGGCTATCGACATGGATAGCTACCGCGCCGAAGTGCGGTCGACGATCAACATCGCCCTGGCCGATGAGGATGCCGAGATCGGGCCAGTGCCGGTGGAGGGGGGAGGGTATAAAGCGGAACAGGAGTTGGACCGGCTGTCCAGTATCCTTCAGACATTCAACGACATATTTGGCAGCATTGAATGGCGCGACGTGGACAAAATAGGCAAGGTGATCAGCGAGGAGATACCTAACAAAGTGGCCGCCGATCAGGCGTATCAGAACGCAATGAAAAATTCGGACAAGCAAAATGCTCGCATTGAGCACGATTTCGCGCTTCAGCGGGTCATCTTGTCCCTGCTCGCGGACCATGCCGAGCTAAATCACCAATTTTCCGATAATCCATCCTTCAAGAAATGGTTAGCGGACACCGTTTTTGCGGTCACGTATGAGACAAACTGA
- a CDS encoding pyridoxal-dependent decarboxylase produces MTPDEFRTHGKALIDWIADYYEQIEQYPVLSQVAPGAVRAALPGAPPEQGEPFAALMADVERIILPGITHWQSPNFFAYFPANTSFPSILGELLSAGLGVQGMLWQTSPAVTELETHVLDWLVEMLGLPERFLSSGAGGGVIQDTASSAVLAAMLAARERTADRGPQTTDSRQPTKDGALAAVGGRRSQTSGPSAVGNDPRLRAYTSTQAHSSVAKAAGIAGVGRDNLRAVGVDEKFAMRPDELRRLIEADRAAGLRPFFVVASVGTTSSTAIDPLPEIGAICREFGLWLHVDAALAGTAALCPEFRHIHDGLELADSYAFNPHKWMFTNFDCNCFWVADRAALINALSILPDYLRNAATEAGAVIDYRDWHVQLGRRFRALKLWFVIRSFGVEGLRARVREHVRLAQLFAGWVAADPRFELAAPAPLNLVCFRLRQGGDAANRALLERLNASGKLYLTHTVLDGRYTLRLSIGGTLTEERHVRAAWEEMTNDE; encoded by the coding sequence ATGACCCCTGACGAATTTCGCACCCACGGCAAGGCGCTCATCGACTGGATCGCCGACTATTATGAGCAGATCGAGCAGTACCCGGTGCTGTCGCAGGTCGCGCCGGGCGCGGTGCGGGCGGCGCTGCCGGGCGCGCCGCCGGAGCAGGGCGAGCCGTTCGCCGCGCTGATGGCCGACGTGGAGCGCATCATCCTGCCCGGCATCACCCATTGGCAATCGCCCAACTTCTTCGCCTACTTCCCGGCCAACACCTCGTTCCCGTCCATCCTGGGCGAACTGCTGTCGGCCGGGCTGGGGGTGCAGGGCATGTTGTGGCAGACCAGCCCGGCGGTGACCGAACTGGAGACCCACGTGCTGGATTGGCTGGTGGAGATGCTGGGGCTGCCGGAGCGGTTCCTGTCCAGTGGCGCGGGCGGCGGGGTCATTCAGGATACGGCCAGTAGCGCGGTGTTGGCGGCGATGCTGGCGGCAAGGGAGCGGACGGCAGACCGCGGACCACAGACCACGGACAGCCGACAGCCGACGAAGGATGGCGCTCTTGCTGCGGTCGGCGGTCGGCGCTCGCAGACGAGCGGTCCGTCGGCGGTCGGCAATGACCCACGGCTGCGGGCCTACACTTCGACCCAGGCCCATTCGTCGGTGGCCAAGGCGGCGGGGATCGCCGGGGTGGGACGGGATAATTTGCGGGCGGTCGGCGTGGACGAGAAGTTCGCCATGCGGCCGGATGAGTTGCGGCGGCTGATCGAGGCCGACCGGGCGGCGGGGCTGCGGCCGTTCTTCGTGGTGGCCTCGGTGGGCACGACCTCCTCGACAGCCATCGACCCCCTGCCCGAAATCGGCGCGATTTGCCGCGAGTTCGGCCTGTGGCTCCACGTGGACGCGGCGCTGGCGGGCACGGCCGCCCTGTGCCCCGAGTTCCGCCACATCCACGACGGGCTGGAGTTGGCCGACAGCTACGCCTTTAACCCCCACAAGTGGATGTTCACCAACTTCGATTGCAACTGCTTCTGGGTGGCCGACCGGGCGGCGCTGATCAACGCCCTGAGCATCCTGCCCGACTATCTGCGCAACGCGGCCACGGAGGCGGGGGCGGTCATCGACTATCGCGACTGGCACGTGCAACTCGGCCGCCGCTTCCGGGCACTGAAGCTGTGGTTCGTCATCCGTAGCTTCGGCGTGGAGGGGCTGCGGGCGCGGGTGCGCGAGCACGTGCGGCTGGCGCAACTGTTCGCCGGGTGGGTGGCGGCCGACCCGCGCTTTGAATTGGCCGCGCCTGCGCCGCTGAATCTGGTCTGCTTCCGGCTGCGCCAGGGCGGCGACGCGGCCAATCGGGCGCTGCTGGAACGGCTGAACGCCTCGGGCAAGCTCTATCTGACCCACACGGTGCTCGACGGCCGCTACACGCTGCGCCTGTCGATTGGCGGCACGCTGACGGAGGAGCGGCACGTGCGGGCGGCGTGGGAAGAAATGACGAATGACGAATGA
- a CDS encoding class I SAM-dependent methyltransferase has translation MTEHENPVWSGEQQAARAAVADYEAALDDFLGHGAARTVDLLALQPGERVLDVACGTGAAALRAAAHVRPGGQVTGIDLSPLMIATAGEKARARGLENMSWRTGDMARLDFPDNSFDAVMCVLGLFFAQDMVAQAAELWRVVQPGGRLTVTTLGREWFAPLDSVFTAAVATIAPGTAQDYAPARTSDPAIVADILSAAGIPGVTISSETYNLPLRAPADWWRVVMGTGLRRTVLAMEAEAVARVRAHNEAWIVDNGVAAVELGFIYAVAVK, from the coding sequence ATGACGGAACATGAAAATCCGGTGTGGTCGGGTGAACAACAGGCGGCGCGCGCGGCCGTGGCCGATTATGAGGCCGCGCTGGATGATTTTTTGGGGCACGGGGCGGCGCGCACCGTTGACCTGCTGGCGCTGCAACCCGGCGAGCGCGTCCTCGATGTCGCCTGCGGCACGGGCGCGGCGGCGCTGCGGGCCGCGGCCCATGTCCGGCCGGGCGGGCAGGTCACGGGCATCGACCTGTCGCCGCTAATGATCGCCACGGCCGGGGAAAAGGCCCGCGCCCGTGGCCTCGAAAATATGTCCTGGCGGACCGGCGACATGGCCCGGCTCGACTTCCCCGACAACTCATTCGACGCGGTCATGTGCGTGCTGGGCCTGTTCTTCGCCCAGGACATGGTCGCCCAGGCGGCCGAACTGTGGCGCGTGGTGCAGCCCGGCGGGCGTCTGACCGTCACGACCCTCGGACGTGAATGGTTCGCGCCGCTGGATAGCGTTTTCACCGCGGCTGTCGCGACGATTGCCCCCGGCACGGCGCAGGATTACGCGCCGGCCCGCACCAGCGATCCGGCCATTGTGGCCGACATCCTGAGCGCCGCCGGCATCCCCGGGGTCACCATCAGCAGCGAGACCTACAACCTGCCGCTGCGCGCGCCGGCCGACTGGTGGCGCGTCGTCATGGGCACGGGCCTGCGCCGGACGGTGCTGGCGATGGAGGCGGAAGCGGTGGCCCGAGTGCGCGCCCACAATGAGGCCTGGATCGTGGACAACGGCGTTGCGGCGGTCGAGCTAGGCTTCATTTATGCCGTCGCCGTCAAATAG
- a CDS encoding FAD-binding oxidoreductase: protein MADKSLNKSANLDEAVWGHRWGYRDTRFVINPDRSVRVTGDRYAVSGYDMPGFIPFIEETLDIKLDLTDLKPERVDKPVPPPRVNAGFSAALAAALPPDRISDDPRQRLLHSHGQTTADEVYQVLYVHLDRAADLVVWPQTQDEVVALVELAAAHDVCLVPYGGGTSVSAALKLPADETRLIVSVDMRRMDAIEWLDRENLRACVQAGITGAHLEERLAEQGFTCGHEPDSVELSTLGGWIATNASGMKKNRYGNIEDIVENVTMVTPRGVIEHLTNMPRVSMGMEPSRMAFGSEGNLGLITRAVIRIHKLPEVKRYASFVFADFATGTAFLYDLMRAGVLPASIRLVDNVQFRFGQALKARPSGRDKMMSRVQQTVLESVKHFDLHQMSAATVVMEGSAAEVEFQAEQIKRIAGQHGGMSGGSHNGQRGYMLTYAIAYIRDFLTDYHIIGETYETTVPWSRIHEVIAAVEQRSTEMHRAFGLPGKSYVSPRITQLYHTGVCIYFTHGFSARGVDRPDHIFAQIEHAMRETIMAHGGSISHHHGVGKLRRDFMDQVIPPAAADMLREIKAVADPTNVFGIANNIFAEEITN from the coding sequence ATGGCCGATAAATCATTGAATAAAAGCGCCAATCTGGATGAAGCCGTCTGGGGCCACCGTTGGGGCTACCGCGACACCCGCTTCGTTATCAACCCCGACCGCTCCGTGCGCGTCACCGGCGACCGCTACGCCGTGTCGGGCTACGACATGCCCGGCTTCATCCCCTTCATCGAAGAAACGCTTGACATAAAGCTCGATCTTACTGATCTAAAGCCGGAGCGGGTAGACAAACCCGTGCCCCCGCCGCGCGTCAATGCCGGTTTCAGCGCCGCGCTGGCCGCTGCGCTGCCACCCGACCGCATCAGCGACGACCCGCGCCAGCGCCTGCTGCACAGCCACGGCCAGACCACGGCCGATGAGGTCTACCAGGTGCTCTACGTCCACCTCGACCGGGCGGCCGATCTCGTCGTCTGGCCGCAGACGCAGGACGAGGTCGTGGCCCTGGTCGAACTGGCCGCCGCCCACGACGTTTGCCTCGTGCCCTATGGCGGCGGCACCAGCGTCAGCGCCGCCCTCAAGCTGCCCGCCGACGAGACGCGGCTCATTGTCTCGGTCGATATGCGCCGCATGGACGCCATCGAGTGGCTCGACCGCGAGAATTTGCGCGCCTGCGTCCAGGCCGGCATCACCGGCGCCCATCTGGAAGAGCGGCTGGCCGAGCAAGGTTTCACCTGCGGTCACGAGCCGGACAGCGTCGAACTCTCCACCCTCGGCGGCTGGATCGCCACCAACGCCAGCGGCATGAAGAAGAACCGCTACGGCAACATCGAGGACATCGTCGAGAACGTGACGATGGTCACCCCGCGCGGCGTCATCGAGCACCTGACGAACATGCCCCGCGTGTCGATGGGCATGGAGCCGAGCCGCATGGCCTTCGGCAGCGAGGGCAATCTGGGTCTCATCACCCGCGCCGTCATCCGCATTCACAAGTTACCGGAGGTCAAGCGCTACGCCTCGTTCGTCTTCGCCGACTTCGCCACGGGCACGGCCTTCCTGTATGACCTCATGCGCGCCGGGGTGTTGCCGGCCAGCATCCGTCTGGTCGATAACGTCCAGTTCCGCTTCGGCCAGGCGCTGAAAGCCCGCCCCTCCGGCCGCGACAAGATGATGAGCCGCGTCCAGCAGACTGTTCTGGAGAGCGTCAAGCATTTCGACCTGCACCAGATGTCGGCGGCCACGGTCGTCATGGAGGGGTCGGCGGCCGAGGTAGAATTTCAGGCCGAGCAGATCAAGCGCATCGCCGGGCAACATGGCGGCATGTCGGGCGGTTCCCACAACGGCCAGCGCGGCTACATGCTCACCTACGCCATCGCCTACATCCGCGACTTCCTGACCGACTACCACATCATCGGCGAGACCTACGAGACGACCGTGCCCTGGAGCCGCATCCACGAGGTCATCGCCGCCGTCGAGCAGCGCTCCACCGAGATGCACCGCGCCTTCGGTCTGCCCGGCAAGTCCTACGTCTCGCCGCGCATCACCCAGCTTTACCACACCGGGGTGTGCATCTACTTCACCCACGGCTTCTCGGCCCGCGGCGTCGATCGCCCCGACCACATCTTCGCCCAGATCGAGCACGCCATGCGCGAGACGATCATGGCCCACGGCGGCTCCATCAGCCACCACCATGGCGTGGGCAAATTGCGCCGCGACTTCATGGATCAGGTCATCCCGCCCGCCGCGGCCGACATGCTGCGCGAGATCAAAGCCGTGGCCGACCCGACCAACGTCTTCGGCATCGCCAATAATATCTTCGCCGAAGAAATTACGAATTAG
- a CDS encoding efflux RND transporter periplasmic adaptor subunit, producing the protein MTLRRALLALVVIAALLAGGVYTYVNYFAVDETAAPDAQATAAATVAAERVAALGGVPAEGRILPLRQATLAFTASGAIAEIVAAEGAPVAAGDPILRLDDAEQQAALRGATAGLARAHANRDAAAAAVDAARTAVAEAELGVRVAAAELALAAAAPRPEEIALAESGLALAEARLAAAGAAQAQVLEGGGTAAVRAAEAELAAAEAAALPARLRLEELRAAADPDADDLAEAERAQAAAQSAIEAARIALAEVEAGATAAQRAAVAGGVGAAAAARDAAQAELDLALAGGSAEAVTVAQAGADGASAALAEAKARLTAAEAAAAQAEAAVMGAEAAVTAAQSALADRTLAAPFAGVVADLPLAVGEVVAAGAPAAVVADLSGWLIETTDLREADAVRVTVGAPAVARADALPGDQLTGAVTAVGGVAGDDQGDTVYPVTIRLDPTDAPLRWGMTVFTTIDPEGEAEAIAAATPDEIVAEGIVLPATAAELAFATGGVVAEVVAAEGQAVAAGEPLVRLDDSAVAAALAGAEADLAAAEAALAAAKAGAALAAAGQQTATAGLAAAEARLAQTQAGARAEERLAAERQVAAAEAGLSRAAAERDAALDVSGAAVGAAEAQVAATLSRLTALQQAYDTILTTCVTLPDGEEICPLLGAPEENARAQVAAAEAAYAAAQLALEEARAGATAGETRAADAAVAVAAAQRDAAAAQLALLEAGARPEQIELAAIGVERARLGQERAAVAATEAAAAVAQAEAGVAAAAAGVDAARAARDRHVLVAPFAGVATSIDVEAGELVAPGVAVVRLASPGWVVETSDLVELDAPFVSEGQTAEVTLDALPGETLRGTVIDIGRAPETARGDVVYRVRVALDDTELPLRWGMTAVVRMTNDE; encoded by the coding sequence ATGACTCTTCGCCGCGCTCTCCTCGCCCTGGTCGTCATCGCCGCGCTGCTGGCCGGGGGCGTGTATACCTACGTCAACTACTTCGCCGTCGACGAGACGGCCGCGCCGGACGCCCAGGCGACAGCCGCGGCGACGGTGGCCGCCGAGCGTGTCGCTGCGTTGGGCGGCGTCCCGGCCGAGGGGCGCATCCTGCCCCTGCGCCAGGCCACCCTGGCTTTCACCGCCTCAGGCGCGATCGCCGAAATCGTCGCCGCCGAGGGCGCCCCGGTTGCCGCCGGCGACCCCATCCTGCGCCTGGACGACGCCGAGCAGCAAGCCGCCCTGCGCGGGGCGACGGCCGGCCTGGCCCGCGCCCACGCCAACCGGGATGCCGCCGCCGCCGCCGTGGATGCCGCCCGGACGGCCGTGGCCGAGGCCGAACTGGGCGTGCGCGTGGCCGCCGCCGAACTGGCCCTGGCCGCCGCCGCCCCCCGGCCGGAGGAGATCGCCCTGGCCGAGAGCGGCCTGGCCCTGGCCGAAGCCCGGCTGGCCGCGGCCGGCGCGGCCCAGGCCCAGGTGCTGGAGGGTGGGGGAACGGCCGCCGTGCGCGCCGCCGAAGCCGAACTGGCCGCGGCCGAGGCCGCCGCCCTGCCCGCCCGCCTGCGCCTGGAAGAACTGCGCGCCGCCGCCGACCCCGATGCCGACGATCTAGCTGAGGCCGAGCGCGCCCAGGCCGCCGCCCAATCGGCCATCGAGGCCGCCCGCATCGCTCTGGCCGAAGTCGAGGCCGGGGCCACCGCCGCCCAGCGCGCCGCCGTGGCCGGGGGTGTGGGGGCCGCCGCCGCCGCGCGCGACGCGGCCCAGGCCGAACTGGATCTGGCGCTGGCCGGCGGTTCGGCCGAAGCGGTGACCGTCGCCCAGGCCGGAGCCGATGGCGCGTCGGCCGCCCTGGCCGAGGCAAAGGCCCGTCTGACCGCCGCCGAAGCCGCCGCCGCCCAGGCCGAGGCGGCCGTGATGGGCGCGGAGGCAGCCGTCACGGCCGCCCAATCGGCCCTCGCTGACCGCACGCTGGCCGCCCCCTTCGCCGGGGTGGTGGCCGACCTGCCCTTGGCCGTGGGCGAGGTCGTGGCCGCCGGCGCGCCGGCCGCCGTCGTGGCCGACCTGTCCGGCTGGCTGATCGAGACGACCGACCTGCGCGAGGCCGATGCCGTGCGCGTCACCGTTGGCGCGCCGGCTGTAGCCCGCGCCGACGCTCTGCCCGGCGATCAACTGACCGGCGCGGTGACGGCCGTCGGCGGCGTGGCCGGCGATGACCAGGGCGACACCGTCTACCCGGTCACCATCCGCCTCGATCCCACCGACGCCCCCTTGCGCTGGGGCATGACCGTTTTCACCACCATCGACCCCGAGGGGGAAGCCGAAGCGATCGCCGCCGCCACCCCCGATGAGATCGTGGCCGAGGGCATCGTCTTGCCCGCCACGGCCGCCGAACTGGCCTTTGCCACCGGTGGCGTCGTGGCCGAGGTCGTGGCCGCCGAGGGGCAGGCTGTGGCCGCCGGGGAGCCGCTGGTACGATTGGATGACAGTGCCGTGGCCGCCGCGCTGGCCGGGGCCGAAGCCGACTTGGCCGCGGCCGAGGCGGCGCTGGCGGCAGCCAAAGCCGGGGCCGCGCTGGCCGCCGCCGGGCAACAGACGGCCACGGCCGGGCTGGCCGCCGCCGAGGCCCGGCTGGCCCAGACCCAGGCCGGGGCGCGGGCCGAAGAGCGGCTGGCCGCCGAGCGACAAGTGGCCGCGGCCGAGGCCGGCTTGAGCCGGGCAGCGGCCGAGCGCGACGCGGCCCTCGACGTCAGTGGGGCGGCCGTCGGCGCGGCCGAAGCCCAGGTGGCCGCCACCCTCTCGCGCCTGACCGCCCTGCAACAGGCCTACGATACCATCCTGACCACCTGCGTCACCCTGCCCGACGGCGAGGAGATTTGCCCGCTGCTGGGCGCGCCGGAGGAGAACGCCCGCGCCCAGGTGGCCGCGGCCGAGGCCGCCTATGCCGCCGCCCAGTTGGCGCTGGAGGAGGCCCGCGCCGGAGCCACCGCCGGGGAAACCCGCGCCGCCGACGCTGCCGTGGCCGTGGCCGCCGCCCAGCGCGACGCCGCCGCGGCCCAACTGGCCCTGCTGGAGGCCGGGGCGCGGCCGGAGCAGATCGAACTGGCGGCGATTGGCGTGGAGCGGGCGCGACTGGGGCAGGAGCGGGCTGCCGTGGCCGCGACCGAGGCCGCCGCCGCCGTGGCCCAGGCCGAGGCCGGCGTGGCAGCCGCCGCCGCCGGGGTCGATGCCGCCCGCGCCGCGCGGGATCGTCACGTCCTGGTGGCCCCCTTTGCCGGGGTGGCGACGAGCATCGACGTGGAGGCCGGCGAGCTGGTCGCTCCCGGCGTGGCCGTCGTCCGTCTGGCCTCGCCCGGCTGGGTCGTGGAGACGAGCGACCTGGTGGAACTGGACGCGCCGTTTGTCAGCGAGGGGCAGACGGCCGAAGTGACGCTCGACGCGCTGCCCGGCGAGACGTTGCGCGGTACGGTGATCGACATCGGCCGCGCCCCGGAGACGGCTCGCGGCGACGTGGTCTATCGCGTCCGGGTGGCCCTCGACGACACGGAATTGCCGCTGCGCTGGGGAATGACGGCCGTGGTCAGAATGACGAATGACGAATGA
- a CDS encoding galactosyldiacylglycerol synthase encodes MINLYDTHKQHIGAITEAQLQFLQDSMEEESLEDQDYYLEPATLDYLEARGADGELLALLRGALGEHDGLTVRWNRSE; translated from the coding sequence ATGATCAACCTCTACGATACCCACAAACAACACATCGGCGCCATCACCGAGGCCCAATTGCAATTCCTGCAAGACAGCATGGAAGAGGAGTCGCTGGAGGATCAGGATTACTATCTCGAACCGGCCACCCTCGATTATCTAGAGGCCCGCGGCGCTGACGGCGAACTCCTGGCCCTCCTGCGCGGGGCATTGGGCGAGCACGATGGCCTGACCGTGCGCTGGAACCGCAGCGAGTGA